Proteins found in one Solitalea lacus genomic segment:
- the gldA gene encoding gliding motility-associated ABC transporter ATP-binding subunit GldA: MSVIVEQLTKQYQKQTAVNNISFEANPGKILGFLGPNGAGKSTTMKMLTGYIPPTSGKASVCGFDITTQSLDVRKNIGYLPEHNPLYLEMYVKEFLAFTASLHKLNSPTKRIAEVIELTGLGIEQHKKISQLSKGYRQRVGLAQAIMHNPQVLILDEPTTGLDPNQLAEIRGLIKNIGKEKTVIFSTHIMQEVEAICDQVIIINKGQIVANDKTSNLKNLISGGFTFYVEFDQAVSVEQLEQIHEVTQIERLSAKEWKLCSHTDIRKQIFDFAKENNLALLSSKQEENSLEDIFINLTKSTNTL, translated from the coding sequence ATGTCGGTAATAGTTGAACAATTAACCAAACAATACCAAAAACAAACGGCCGTTAACAATATTTCATTTGAAGCAAATCCTGGCAAAATTCTTGGCTTTTTAGGGCCAAATGGAGCAGGAAAATCTACCACAATGAAAATGCTTACTGGCTACATCCCTCCAACTTCAGGCAAAGCTTCGGTTTGTGGCTTCGATATTACTACTCAATCACTGGATGTTCGCAAAAACATTGGTTACCTGCCAGAACACAATCCTTTGTATTTAGAGATGTATGTAAAAGAGTTTTTGGCTTTTACTGCCTCATTACACAAACTTAACTCACCCACCAAGCGTATTGCGGAAGTAATTGAACTAACTGGACTCGGTATTGAACAACACAAGAAAATCAGTCAGCTATCAAAAGGCTACCGTCAACGTGTTGGTTTGGCTCAAGCAATAATGCATAATCCACAAGTGCTTATTTTAGATGAACCTACTACTGGTTTAGATCCTAATCAATTAGCCGAAATCAGAGGTTTGATAAAAAACATCGGCAAAGAAAAAACTGTAATTTTCTCCACGCATATCATGCAAGAAGTGGAGGCTATTTGTGATCAGGTAATCATTATAAACAAAGGTCAAATTGTTGCAAATGATAAAACCTCTAATCTAAAAAATCTGATTTCAGGCGGCTTTACATTTTATGTAGAGTTTGATCAAGCTGTTTCAGTAGAACAACTCGAGCAAATTCATGAAGTTACTCAAATTGAACGACTCAGTGCAAAGGAGTGGAAACTATGCAGTCACACTGATATACGGAAGCAAATTTTTGATTTCGCCAAAGAAAATAACCTCGCATTGCTAAGTTCAAAGCAAGAAGAAAACTCATTGGAAGACATTTTCATAAACCTGACAAAATCTACTAATACCTTATAA